In the genome of Gadus chalcogrammus isolate NIFS_2021 chromosome 21, NIFS_Gcha_1.0, whole genome shotgun sequence, one region contains:
- the LOC130374491 gene encoding E3 ubiquitin-protein ligase TRIM39-like: MASANTSWSEENFSCSICLDVFSSPVSTPCGHNFCRTCITKFWDEQVKYKCPVCNELFNTRPDLRVNILISEMVDRFGTSLRVKEQPCVEPAEVPCDVCTGTQLKAVKSCLMCLTSYCQSHLEPHHRVAGLKKHRLVEPMDRLDDRMCKKHDRLLELFCKTEQVCVCQLCTVTDHKSHPVIPLKEEYEVKTAQLGKIEAEVKQLILERQNNIQEIKDTVKRSKADADREIADGVQVLNALMRCIEKCQDDLNQMVKEKLKSTEKQAEDLIKELEQEIEDLTNRSSEVKQLSHTEDHLHFLQAFRSLKDPPPTRDWTTVEVCPPSYVGTLRRSLDQLEETLNMEMKKLRDDGELKGVQQYEVDVTLDPDTAHPWLILSEDGKQVHDGGVRKRLPGNPRRFKRRMFILTRQSFSSGRFYFEVQVKDKTGWWLGVARESIARKGWSTWTPENGYWALLSNKDGLVLSNSPSVSHPRRAELQKVGVFVDYDEGLVSFYDVEARVHLYSATGCTFSEPLYPLLSPGFSDYGGNNSAPLIISPVNQTD, translated from the coding sequence atggcctctgctaacacttcctggtctgaagagaacttttcatgttccatctgtctggatgtgttcagcagcccagtttccacaccgtgtggacacaacttctgcagaacctgtattactaagttctgggatgaacaagtcaagtacaaatgtCCAGTTTGCAACGAGCTTTTCAACACAAGACCTGATTTACGGGTCAATATCCTAATTTCAGAGATGGTTGATCGGTTTGGAACGTCCCtacgagtaaaagagcagccttgtgttgaaccagcagaagttccctgtgacgtctgtactgggacccagctgaaggccgtgaagtcctgcctgATGTGTCTTACCTCTTACTGCCAAagccacctggagccacaccatagagtcgcaggcctgaagaaacatcggctggtcgagcctatggaccgtctggacgacaggatgtgtaagaagcacgaccgacttctggagctcttctgcaagactgaacaggtgtgtgtgtgtcagttgtgCACAGTGACAGACCACAAGTCACATCCTGTtatacctctaaaggaggaatatgaagtgaagacggcccagctggggaagatagaggctgaagttaaACAGTTGATCCTGGAGAGACAAAATAATATTcaggagattaaagacacagttaaacgcagcaaagcagacgcagacagagagatagctgatggtgtgcaggtcctcaatgctctgatgcgctgcattgaaaagtgccaggatgatctcaaccaaatggttaaagagaaactgaaatccacagagaaacaagctgaagacctcatcaaagagctggagcaggaaatagaagatctgaccaatagaagctcagaggtgaagcagctctcgcacactgaagaccacctccacttcctccaggccttcagatccctgaaggatcctccacccaccagggactggaccacggtggaggtctgtcctccgtcatacgtagggaccttgaggagatccctggatcagctggaggagacgctgaacatggagatgaagaagctgcgtgatgATGGTGAACTGAagggggtccagcagtatgaagtagatgtgactctggatcctgatacagctcatccctggctcatcctgtctgaggatgggaaacaagtacatgatggaggtgtgagGAAGAGACTCCCAGGCAACCCTAGGAGATTTAAACGGCGTATGTTTattctcacgaggcagagcttctcctcagggagattttactttgaggtccaggttaaagacaagactggatggtggttaggagtggccagagagtccatcgcCAGAAAGGGTTGGAGCACGTGGACCCCTGAGAACGGTTACTGGGCTCTTCTCTCCAACAAGGATGGGTTGGTATTAAGTAATAGCCCTTCTGTCAGTCACCCTcggagagctgagctccagaaggtgggggtgtttgttgattatgatgagggtctggtctccttctatgatgtggaagccagggttcatctctactctgctactggctgcacctttagtgagcctctctatccactcCTCAGCCCAGGTTTCAGTGATTATGGAGGtaacaactctgcccccctcatcatctcacctgtcaatcaaacagactag
- the LOC130374497 gene encoding E3 ubiquitin-protein ligase TRIM39-like, which produces MASANTSWSEENFSCSICLDVFSIPVSTPCGHNFCRTCITKFWDEQVKYKCPVCNELFNTRPDLRVNILISEMIDRFGTSLQVKEQPCVEPAEVPCDVCTGTQLKAVKSCLVCLISYCQTHLEPHQRVTVLKKHRLVEPMDRLDDRMCKKHDRLLELFCQTEQVCVCLLCTETDHKSHPVMPLKEEYEVKTAQLGKIEAEVKQLILERQKNIQEIKDTVKRSKADADREIADGVQVLNALMRRIEKCQDDLNQMVKEKLKSTEKQAADLIRELEQEIEDLTNRSSEVKQLSHTEDHLQFLQTFRSLKDPPPPRDWTTVEVRPPSYVGTLRRSLDQLEETLNMEMKKPRDAELKRVQQYEVDVTLDPDTAFPYLTLSEDGKRVDNGGVKIKKRLRDNPKRFTQYVFVLTRQSFSSGRFYFEVQVKDKTVWCLGVARESIDRKGRTELTPENGYWALLYNKDVLMFCDNPAVLLPLRAELQKVGVFVDYDEGLVSFYDVEARVHLYSATGCTFTEPLYPILGPWSNSTPLIISPVNQTD; this is translated from the coding sequence atggcctctgctaacacttcctggtctgaagagaacttttcatgttccatctgtctggatgtgttcagcatcccagtttccacaccatgtgggcacaacttctgcagaacctgtattactaagttctgggatgaacaagtcaagtACAAGTGTCCCGTTTGCAACGAGCTTTTCAACACAAGACCTGATTTACGGGTCAATATCCTAATTTCAGAGATGATTGATCGGTTTGGAACGTCCCTACaagtaaaagagcagccttgtgttgaaccagcagaagttccctgtgacgtctgtactgggacccagctgaaggccgtgaagtcctgcctagtgtgtcttatctcttactgccaaacccacctggagccacaccaGAGAGTCACagtcctgaagaaacatcggctggtcgagcctatggaccgtctggacgacaggatgtgtaagaaacacgaccgacttctggagctcttctgccagactgaacaggtgtgtgtgtgtctgttgtgcacagagacggaccacaagtcccatcctgttatgcctctaaaggaggaatatgaagtgaagacggcccagctggggaagatagaggctgaagttaaGCAGTTGATCCTGGAGAGACAAAAGAATATTcaggagattaaagacacagttaaacgcagcaaagcagacgcagacagagagatagctgatggtgtgcaggtcctcaATGCTCTGATGCGCCgcattgaaaagtgccaggatgatctcaaccaaatggttaaagagaaactgaaatccacagagaaacaagctgcaGACCTCATcagagagctggagcaggaaatagaagatctgaccaatagaagctcagaggtgaagcagctctcacacactgaagaccacctccaattcctccagaccttcagatccctgaaggatcctccaccccccagggactggaccacggtggaggtccgtcctccgtcatacgtagggaccttgaggagatccctggatcagctggaggagacactgaacatggagatgaagaagccacgtgatgctgaactgaagagggtccagcagtatgaagtagatgtgactctggatcctgatacagctttTCCCTATCTCaccctgtctgaggatgggaaacgaGTAGATAATGGAGGTGTAAAGATTAAGAAGAGACTCcgagacaaccctaagagatttacacaGTATGTAtttgttctcacgaggcagagcttctcctcagggagattttactttgaggtccaggttaaagacaagactgtaTGGTgtttaggagtggccagagagtccatcgacagaaaagGTCGGACAGAGTTGACCCCTGAGAACGGTTACTGGGCTCTTCTCTACAACAAGGatgtgttgatgttttgtgataACCCTGctgtccttctccctctgagagctgagctccagaaggtgggggtgtttgttgattatgatgagggtctggtctccttctatgatgtggaagccagggttcatctctactctgctactggctgcaccttcactgagcctctctatccaatcCTCGGTCCATGGAGCAACTCTACCCCCctcatcatctcacctgtcaatcaaacagactag
- the LOC130374495 gene encoding E3 ubiquitin-protein ligase TRIM39-like: protein MASANTSWSEENFSCPICLDVFSSPVSTPCGHNFCRTCITKFWDGQVKYKCPVCNELFNTRPDLRVNILISEMVDRFGTSLRVKEQLCVEPAEVPCDVCTGTQLKAVKSCLVCLISYCQTHLEPHHRVAVLKKHRLVEPMDRLDDRMCKKHDRLLELFCQTEQVFVCQFCTETDHKSHPVIPLKEEYEVKTAQLGKIEAEVKQLIQERQKNIQEIKDTVKRSKADADGEIADGVQVLTALMRRIEKCQDDLNQMVKEKLKSTEKQAEDLIKELEQEIEDLTNRSSEVKQLSQTKDHLHFLQAFRSLKDPPPTRDWTTVEVRPPSYVGTLRRSLDQLEETLNMEMKKLRDAELKRVQQYEVDVTLDPDTAHPKLILSEDGKQVHDGGVRKRLPDNPKRFTQCISVLTRQSFSSGRFYFEVQVKDKTLWSLGVARESIDRKDWTERTPETGYWTLLYYQDGFVFRDNPDVHLPLRAELQKVGVFVDYDEGLVSFYDVEARVHLYSATGCTFSEALYPFLGPGPHYYRGNNSAPLIISPVNQTD from the coding sequence atggcctctgctaacacttcctggtctgaagagaacttttcatgtcccatctgtctggatgtgttcagcagcccagtttccacaccatgtggacacaacttctgcagaacctgtattactaaGTTCTGGGATGGacaagtcaagtacaaatgtCCCGTTTGCAACGAGCTTTTCAACACAAGACCTGATTTACGGGTCAATATCCTAATTTCAGAGATGGTTGATCGGTTTGGAACGTCCCtacgagtaaaagagcagcTTTGTGTTGAGccagcagaagttccctgtgacgtctgtactgggacccagctgaaggcagtgaagtcctgcctagtttgtcttatctcttactgccaaacccacctggagccacaccaTAGAGTCGCagtcctgaagaaacatcggctggtcgagcctatggaccgtctggacgacaggatgtgtaagaaacacgaccgacttctggagctcttctgccagactgaacaggtgtttgtgtgtcagttctgcacagagacgGACCACAAGTCACATCCTGTtatacctctaaaggaggaatatgaagtgaagacggcccagctggggaagatagaggctgaagttaagcagttgatccaggagagacaaaagaatattcaggagattaaagacacagttaaacgcagcaaagcagacgcagacggagagatagctgatggtgtgcaggtcctcactgctctgatgcgccgcattgaaaagtgccaggatgatctcaaccaaatggttaaagagaaactgaaatccacagagaaacaagctgaagacctcatcaaagagctggagcaggaaatagaagatctgaccaatagaagctcagaggtgaagcagctctcacagactaaagaccacctccacttcctccaggccttcagatccctgaaggatcctccacccaccagggactggaccacggtggaggtccgtcctccgtcatacgtagggaccttgaggagatccctggatcagctggaggagacactgaacatggagatgaagaagctgcgtgatgctgaactgaagagggtccagcagtatgaagtagatgtgactctggatcctgacaCAGCTCATCCCaagctcatcctgtctgaggatgggaaacaagtacatgatggaggtgtgaggaagagactcccagacaaccctaagagatttacacaGTGTATATCTGTACTCAcaaggcagagcttctcctcggggagattttactttgaggtccaggttaaagacaagactctCTGGTctttaggagtggccagagagtccatcgacagaaaagATTGGACAGAGCggacccctgagacgggttacTGGACTCTTCTCTACTACCAGGATGGGTTTGTATTTAGAGATAACCCTGATGTccatctccctctgagagctgagctccagaaggtgggggtgtttgttgattatgatgagggtctggtctccttctatgatgtggaagccagggttcatctctactctgctactggctgcaccttcagtgaggctctctatccattcctcgGCCCAGGTCCCCATTATTACAGAGGtaacaactctgcccccctgatcatctcacctgtcaatcaaacagactag
- the LOC130374492 gene encoding E3 ubiquitin-protein ligase TRIM39-like: MASANPSWSEENFSCSICLDVFSSPVSTPCGHNFCRTCITKFWDGQVKYKCPVCNELFNPRPDLRVNILFSEMVDRFGASLRVKEQPCVEPAEVPCDVCTGTQLKAVKSCLVCLISYCQTHLEPHHRVAGLRKHRLVEPMDRLDDRMCKKHDRLLELFCKTEQVCVCLLCTVTDHKSHPVIPLKEDYEVKTAQLGKMEAEVKQLIQERQKNIQEIKDTVKRIKADADREIADGLKVLTALMRRIEKCQDDLNQMVKEKLKSTEKQAEDLIKGLEQEIEDLTNRSSEVKRLSHTTDHLHFLQAFRSLKDPPPTRDWTTVEVRPPSYVGTLRRSLDQLEETLNMEMKKLRDAELKRVQQYEVDVTLDPDTAASSLILSEDGKQVHDGVGRKELPDNPKRFSVCACVLTRQSFSSGRFYFEVQVKDKTLWWLGVARESIVRKGETRRTPEMGYWTLLSNKDVLVFRDNPSVRVPLRAELQKVGVFVDYDEGLVSFYDVEARVHLYSATGCTFSEPLYPFFYPGSPVYLGNNSAPLIISPVNQTD, from the coding sequence atggcctctgctaacccttcctggtctgaagagaacttttcatgttccatctgtctggatgtgttcagcagcccagtttccacaccatgtggacacaacttctgcagaacctgtattactaaGTTCTGGGATGGacaagtcaagtacaaatgtCCCGTTTGCAACGAGCTTTTCAACCCAAGACCTGATTTACGGGTCAATATCCTCTTTTCAGAGATGGTTGATCGGTTTGGAGCGTCCCtacgagtaaaagagcagccttgtgttgaaccagcagaagttccctgtgacgtctgtactgggacccagctgaaggccgtgaagtcctgcctagtgtgtcttatctcttactgccaaacccacctggagccacaccaTAGAGTCGCAGGCCTAaggaaacatcggctggtcgagcctatggaccgtctggacgacaggatgtgtaagaaacacgaccgacttctggagctcttctgcaagactgaacaggtgtgtgtgtgtctgttgtgcacaGTGACGGACCACAAGTCACATCCTGTTATTCCTCTAAAGGAGGactatgaagtgaagacggcccagctggggaagatggaGGCTGAAGTTAAGCAGttgatccaggagagacaaaaaaatattcaggagattaaagacacagttaAACGCATCAAAgcagatgcagacagagagatagctgatGGTTTGaaggtcctcactgctctgatgcgccgcattgaaaagtgccaggatgatctcaaccaaatggtgaaagagaaactgaaatccacagagaaacaagctgaagacctcatcaaagggctggagcaggaaatagaagatctgaccaatagaagctcagaggtgaagcggcTCTCGCACACTacagaccacctccacttcctccaggccttcagatccctgaaggatcctccacccaccagggactggaccacggtggaggtccgtcctccgtcatacgtagggaccttgaggagatccctggaccagctggaggagacactgaacatggagatgaagaagctgcgtgatgctgaactgaagagggtccagcagtatgaagtagatgtgactctggatcctgatacagctgcTTCCagtctcatcctgtctgaggatgggaaacaagtacatgatggagtTGGGAGGAAGgaactcccagacaaccctaagagattttcagtgtgtgcatgtgttctcacgaggcagagcttctcctcagggagattttactttgaggtccaggttaaagacaagactctatggtggttaggagtggccagagagtccatcgtCAGAAAAGGTGAGACCAGGCGGACCCCTGAGATGGGTTACTGGACTCTTCTCTCCAACAAGGATGTGTTGGTATTTAGAGATAACCCTTCTGTCCgtgtccctctgagagctgagctccagaaggtgggggtgtttgttgattatgatgagggtctggtctccttctatgatgtggaagccagggttcatctctactctgctactggctgcaccttcagtgagcctctctatccattctTCTACCCAGGTTCCCCTGTTTATCTAGGtaacaactctgcccccctcatcatctcacctgtcaatcaaacagactag